In the genome of Nevskiales bacterium, one region contains:
- the hslU gene encoding ATP-dependent protease ATPase subunit HslU, whose translation MTEPAEKIGPPPATPMMTPREIVQELDKHIVGQQEAKRAVAIALRNRWRRQQLDDTLRAEIKPKNILMIGPTGVGKTEIARRLANLANAPFLKVEATKFTEVGYVGRDVESIVKDLLDAAVKQTREQELKKVRTRAEDAAEERILDVLLPRPRIPDDLQKQSEQDATRQVFRKRLREGKLDDKEIEIDLRAPQLGVEIMAPPGMEEMTSQLQSLFQNMGAGRTKRRKMTVKQAYKLLADEEAAKLVDEELIKSRALQNVEQNGIVFIDEIDKVCRRGEVVGADVSREGVQRDLLPLIEGCTVSTKYGMVRTDHILFIASGAFSFAKPSDLIPELQGRLPIRVELAALGVDDFVRILTEPDCSLTEQYAALLRTEGVELKFTEDGVRRLAEVAFRVNERTENIGARRLHTVMERLVEEISFEAPDRNGQTLTVDAAYVDQRLASLAQDEDLSRYIL comes from the coding sequence GTGACCGAACCCGCCGAGAAGATCGGCCCGCCGCCGGCCACGCCGATGATGACGCCGCGCGAGATCGTGCAGGAGCTGGACAAGCACATCGTCGGGCAGCAGGAGGCCAAGCGCGCGGTCGCCATCGCGCTGCGCAACCGCTGGCGCCGGCAGCAGCTCGACGACACCCTGCGCGCCGAGATCAAGCCCAAAAACATCCTCATGATCGGCCCGACCGGCGTCGGCAAGACCGAGATCGCGCGCCGCCTGGCCAACCTGGCCAACGCGCCGTTCCTGAAAGTCGAGGCGACCAAGTTCACCGAGGTGGGCTATGTCGGGCGCGACGTCGAATCCATCGTCAAGGACCTGCTGGATGCCGCGGTCAAGCAGACCCGCGAGCAGGAGCTGAAGAAGGTGCGCACGCGCGCCGAGGACGCCGCCGAGGAGCGCATCCTCGATGTGCTGCTGCCACGCCCGCGCATCCCTGACGACCTGCAGAAGCAGAGCGAGCAGGACGCCACGCGCCAGGTGTTCCGCAAGCGTCTGCGCGAGGGCAAGCTCGACGACAAGGAGATAGAGATCGACCTGCGTGCGCCGCAGCTCGGCGTCGAAATCATGGCGCCGCCGGGTATGGAGGAGATGACCAGCCAGCTGCAGAGCCTGTTCCAGAACATGGGCGCAGGCCGCACCAAGCGGCGCAAGATGACGGTCAAGCAAGCGTACAAGCTGTTGGCCGACGAGGAGGCCGCCAAGCTGGTGGACGAGGAGCTGATCAAGTCGCGCGCGCTGCAGAACGTGGAGCAGAACGGCATCGTGTTCATCGACGAGATCGACAAGGTCTGCCGGCGCGGCGAGGTGGTCGGTGCCGATGTATCGCGCGAGGGTGTGCAGCGCGACCTTCTGCCGCTGATCGAAGGCTGCACCGTGAGCACCAAGTACGGCATGGTGCGCACGGACCACATCCTGTTCATCGCTTCCGGCGCGTTCAGCTTCGCCAAGCCTTCCGACCTGATCCCGGAACTGCAGGGCCGCTTGCCGATCCGTGTCGAGCTGGCGGCGCTGGGGGTGGACGATTTCGTGCGCATCCTGACCGAGCCCGACTGCTCGCTGACCGAGCAGTACGCGGCGCTGCTGCGCACCGAAGGCGTCGAATTGAAGTTCACCGAGGACGGTGTCCGGCGGCTGGCCGAGGTGGCGTTCCGCGTCAACGAACGCACCGAGAACATCGGCGCGCGTCGGCTGCACACGGTCATGGAACGGCTGGTGGAGGAGATTTCCTTCGAGGCGCCCGACCGCAACGGCCAGACGCTGACCGTGGATGCCGCCTATGTGGACCAGCGACTCGCCAGCCTCGCCCAGGACGAAGACCTGAGCCGCTATATTTTGTGA
- a CDS encoding DUF971 domain-containing protein, translating into MSRLPDGNGGIMLGMTASATPSTVPTELKLHRASRVLEVVFDDGSRYRLPCEYLRVFSPSAEVRGHGGGEPQLVPGKQNVSITRIEPVGHYAVRLHFSDGHKTGLYTWPVLRELGENQAAHWARYLERMAQAGLSRDPDVVRPLSALLRKN; encoded by the coding sequence TTGAGCCGCCTGCCGGACGGGAATGGCGGCATAATGCTCGGTATGACGGCCAGCGCGACACCCAGCACAGTCCCCACCGAACTCAAGCTGCACCGCGCCTCGCGGGTGCTGGAAGTGGTATTCGACGACGGCAGCCGCTACCGGCTGCCCTGCGAGTATCTGCGGGTGTTCTCGCCGTCGGCCGAGGTGCGCGGGCACGGCGGCGGCGAGCCGCAGCTGGTGCCTGGCAAGCAGAACGTCAGCATCACCCGCATCGAGCCGGTCGGGCACTATGCCGTCCGATTGCATTTCAGTGACGGCCATAAGACCGGCCTGTACACCTGGCCGGTGCTGCGCGAGTTGGGCGAGAACCAGGCCGCCCACTGGGCGCGTTATCTGGAGCGCATGGCGCAGGCCGGCCTGAGCCGCGATCCCGACGTCGTGCGCCCGCTGTCTGCATTGTTGCGGAAGAACTGA
- the ubiE gene encoding bifunctional demethylmenaquinone methyltransferase/2-methoxy-6-polyprenyl-1,4-benzoquinol methylase UbiE yields the protein MNTKDKITDFGFQKVPWGEKQKRVGAVFDSVAGRYDLMNDLMSFGIHRLWKKFTVELAAVRAGERVLDLAGGTGDLSAALAARVGAGGRVVCSDINAAMLGVGRQRLTDRGVVGNVDYVQANAEKLPFADHSFDCVTIGFGLRNVTDKAAALASMYRVLRPGGRLLVLEFSKPRLPGLSQLYDQYSFHVLPLMGRVVAHNADSYRYLAESIRMHPDQETLKQMMEQAGYARCQFYNLTGGIVAVHRGYKL from the coding sequence ATGAACACGAAAGACAAGATCACCGACTTCGGCTTCCAGAAGGTGCCCTGGGGCGAGAAGCAGAAGCGCGTCGGTGCCGTGTTCGACTCCGTCGCCGGCCGCTACGACCTGATGAACGACCTCATGTCCTTCGGCATCCACCGACTGTGGAAGAAATTCACAGTCGAGCTGGCGGCCGTGCGTGCCGGCGAGCGGGTGCTGGACCTGGCCGGTGGTACCGGCGACCTCAGCGCGGCCCTGGCGGCGCGCGTGGGCGCGGGCGGGCGTGTGGTGTGCTCGGACATCAATGCCGCGATGCTGGGCGTCGGCCGCCAGCGGCTCACCGATCGTGGTGTGGTCGGTAACGTGGACTACGTGCAGGCCAATGCCGAGAAGCTGCCCTTCGCTGACCACAGCTTCGACTGCGTCACGATCGGTTTTGGCCTGCGCAACGTCACCGACAAGGCGGCGGCGCTGGCCTCCATGTACCGGGTGCTGCGGCCGGGCGGGCGGCTGCTGGTGCTGGAATTCTCCAAGCCGCGCCTGCCCGGCCTGTCGCAGCTCTACGACCAGTATTCCTTCCACGTGCTGCCGCTGATGGGCCGGGTGGTCGCCCACAATGCCGACAGCTACCGCTACCTGGCCGAGTCCATCCGCATGCACCCGGACCAGGAGACGCTCAAGCAGATGATGGAACAGGCCGGCTACGCCCGCTGCCAGTTCTATAACCTGACCGGCGGGATCGT